GCCTCGATGGCATAACGAGAACAGGTGGGCTGGAATCGGCAGGACGGACCCAGTAAAGGGGAAATGAAGGTCTGGTAAAAACGTATCAGAAGAATCGGCACGGCATTGACAACCCGGCCAACAGCGCTGAGGCTTCTTTTTGTCCAATGTGTCCGTTCTTCATCCATTGTGCTCGATCCGGCCGTCGTCATAACTGAGCCAGCCTTTTGGTAACCATAGTATTCAGCATCCTGCGGATTTCGGTCCGGAATTCTGCAAGCGGCGGCACGCTGTCGGCACGCCCCCGATACAAAAACGCCAGTAGCACCTGACAAG
This portion of the Chlorobaculum parvum NCIB 8327 genome encodes:
- the yidD gene encoding membrane protein insertion efficiency factor YidD, whose product is MDEERTHWTKRSLSAVGRVVNAVPILLIRFYQTFISPLLGPSCRFQPTCSRYAIEAYRQHNFFYASWLTVWRVLRCNPFSKGGYDPVPPRAGKSAANTKDSK